The Streptomyces collinus DNA segment CCGAAGCCGGTGGCGGTGTCGAGCTGCGCGCACAGATGGGCGAAGTCGGCCATGCGCAGATCGGTCGGGGTCTCGGCCTGTACCGCACGGACCTTGACGGTCAGGTCGAGCAGGGAGCCGAGGACGACGGGCAGGATCTCGGCGTACTCCGCCCACAGCTCCGCTTCGGTGCGCCGCACCCGGGGGCGTTCCAGGCGCAGGGTGAGGAGCCGTTCGGCGAGGTCAGGGCGGATGACACCGACGTCGATGCCGGTCAGCAGCATCGGGCGGCGGTAGCGGGAGCGGACGACGTCGCCGTCGGTGAACAGCGCGCGCTTGATGCTCTCAGCCCCGGTGATGATGCAGCACATGAGGTCGGACAGGTCCGGAGGCAGGTGAGAGAGGTTGTCCAGGGCGGTGATCCATCCGGCCGCGACCGCCGTGATCATGTTCTCTTCGTCCTTGGGCGCCCTGCGCAGGTCGCCGGTCATGCCCTCGATGATCCGCACGAGCATCCGCCCGGCGGGCGACTTGCCGGCGCCCTGAGGACCGGTGAGGAACGGGGCCGGTACGGGTGCGGACGGCTCCAGGCAGCCGATGAGCCACGCGATGGCGAGGGCTTCGGTCTTGGCGTCGGCGAAGTTGCACAGCCGCATCAGCAGGTCGATGCCCTTGCCGTTGGTGTCCTTGGCGGGCAGGGGGAGTTCCCCGGTGAGCTGGGTGCGCCGCCAGCACACCTCCTCGGGGTCGGGGACGCGGATGTCCCAGCCGGTGGGGTGGATACGGACGGATTGGCCGTCGTCGCGGCCGAGGTCGAGCCAGGTAGCTCCGTCGAATCCGGGGGCCACGCGGATGTGGGTGGGCGGTACCTGCTCGGTGAGGGCGAGTGCCTCGATCAAGGCTCGCTGCGCTCGCTGTCCGACCGGCTTTCCGTCAGCGAGGATCATTGCCATCCCAGCCGCCGCATCGCAGCCCGGCCACACGGGACCGGCCCTGCCCCATGCCCGCCATGCGCCCGAGTGGCCCCAGAAGACTTCAAAGACACCAGCACTCCCATGCCCGGGGGAGAGGCGGAAGCTCGGGAGAACACCACATTTGACGCATCGAACGTCTGCATTCCCGGCCTCCTGAACTGCGGTAGCAGTCTGATGCCGAGATCAGAGGTGCCGCGCACAGCGCGGCGGCGCCGGCCGGACGCCGCCGCGCTTGCCCCTCAATGTCTACGCCACCGGGGCCGCACGTCGTCGCCCGCCCGCGCCCACGAGGGGGCGAAAGACCCGCCGGGGGTGGGGACGGACGGCTCCACGGCTTTACCCACACTCCCCGATCCGGGACCCGCGTCGAGCAAGACCAGGGGGCCACTCGGACACATTGCGGGCAGCGGACAAGCCTGCCCGAGTAGCCAGTGAGCGTACGGCCCCCTGATCATGCACGACCCCAAACCCGGGCAGGACACCGGCCAAAGCCGTTACGCCGACCTGATCTCTCATCAACCGAAACGGTGATCTCGGCGATCCGTTCGGCCGTGCCTGCCTGGCAGGGCGCCAAAGCCGACTTGAGGATGCTAGTGGCCGATCACCTACAGCCGCGCATAGCCCGGCAGCCGTACCCGGCCAGCTTTGACTATCAGACGCTGCAGCCCAGTCAGGAGA contains these protein-coding regions:
- a CDS encoding ATP-binding protein, which encodes MIEALALTEQVPPTHIRVAPGFDGATWLDLGRDDGQSVRIHPTGWDIRVPDPEEVCWRRTQLTGELPLPAKDTNGKGIDLLMRLCNFADAKTEALAIAWLIGCLEPSAPVPAPFLTGPQGAGKSPAGRMLVRIIEGMTGDLRRAPKDEENMITAVAAGWITALDNLSHLPPDLSDLMCCIITGAESIKRALFTDGDVVRSRYRRPMLLTGIDVGVIRPDLAERLLTLRLERPRVRRTEAELWAEYAEILPVVLGSLLDLTVKVRAVQAETPTDLRMADFAHLCAQLDTATGFGTLEAYRASLDDLNDDVIEGDLLAQTVLKHAAELTPGAEERMTSAEWLHALTALYSGEECRPLPKGWPTTGKVLSGRLRRIQPTLAARGVLVDWGRTSAARYIELSRQAPPPPPWQQTAF